A stretch of the Streptomyces sp. NBC_01428 genome encodes the following:
- a CDS encoding aldo/keto reductase — MESFGNRTLGSSGIEVSALGFGCWAIGGEWATPGGQPLGWGAVDDEESVRAVRRALDLGVTFFDTADAYGAGHSERVLARALGKRRADVVLATKWGNVIDEDHRLLTGADDSPAYARRALTASLRRLDTDWIDLYQLHLSDAEPDRAAELRYTCEEFVREGLVRAYAWSTDDPERAAVFAEGEHCAAVQHRLNILQDAPELVAFCEESGLASINRSPLAMGLLTGRHTSGRSLAAGDIRSAPPAWLPGFTGEGGADPEWLARVDALKEILTSGGRTLAQGALGWLWARSPRTVPIPGFRSVAQAEENAGAIARGPLTAAQMTEVDRVLGR; from the coding sequence ATGGAGAGCTTCGGGAACAGGACACTGGGAAGCAGCGGCATCGAGGTGAGCGCGCTCGGCTTCGGCTGCTGGGCCATCGGCGGTGAGTGGGCGACGCCGGGCGGGCAGCCGCTCGGCTGGGGCGCGGTCGACGACGAGGAGTCCGTACGGGCCGTCCGCCGCGCCCTCGACCTCGGCGTGACCTTCTTCGACACGGCGGACGCGTACGGGGCCGGGCACAGCGAACGGGTGCTGGCGCGGGCCCTCGGCAAGCGACGGGCCGACGTGGTCCTCGCCACCAAGTGGGGCAACGTCATCGACGAGGACCACCGGCTCCTCACCGGCGCCGACGACTCCCCGGCGTACGCCCGACGCGCCCTCACCGCCTCGCTCCGCCGCCTGGACACCGACTGGATCGACCTCTACCAGCTGCACCTCTCCGACGCCGAACCCGACCGGGCCGCCGAACTCCGTTACACCTGCGAGGAGTTCGTGCGGGAGGGACTCGTCCGGGCCTACGCGTGGAGCACCGACGATCCGGAGCGTGCGGCGGTCTTCGCCGAGGGCGAGCACTGCGCGGCCGTGCAGCACCGGCTGAACATCCTCCAGGACGCCCCCGAACTCGTCGCGTTCTGCGAGGAGTCGGGGCTCGCGAGCATCAACCGCAGCCCGCTGGCGATGGGGTTGCTGACCGGCCGCCACACCTCCGGCCGTTCCCTCGCCGCGGGCGACATCCGCAGCGCGCCGCCCGCCTGGCTGCCCGGATTCACCGGCGAGGGCGGCGCCGACCCGGAGTGGCTGGCCCGGGTGGACGCCCTCAAGGAGATCCTGACCAGCGGCGGGCGCACCCTCGCCCAGGGAGCCCTCGGCTGGCTGTGGGCCCGCAGCCCCCGGACCGTGCCGATCCCGGGCTTCCGCTCGGTCGCCCAGGCCGAGGAGAACGCGGGCGCGATCGCCCGAGGGCCGCTCACCGCCGCCCAGATGACCGAGGTCGACCGGGTGCTCGGGCGGTGA
- a CDS encoding alkaline phosphatase D family protein: MTPAGQQHPSQHAPELRAVARHIGRRRFLTVTGAAAALAFAVDLPAAGTASAAELDAARITENPFTLGVASGDPLPGSVLLWTRLAPAPYQPDSGLPAERVTVHWELAHDDRFRRIVRRGTATAHPEYHHAVHVEVGGLAPDRVFFYRFKVGGWTSETGRTRTAPAPGARVSALTLAAVSCQAYHDGYFTAYRHLAEEDVDVVFHLGDYLYEYAVSSVGGARNYTDRTLPDLFNHETLTLEDYRLRYALYKSDPDLRAAHAAHPFAVTWDDHETENNYADDIDENDGPPEEFLLRRAAAYRAYWENQPLRRAQLPVGPDAQLYRRLRWGRLAQFDILDTRQYRSDQAYGDGSHVPGPESDDPARTITGATQERWLIDGWRDSRALWNVVPQQVTFAQRKLDLNPVAKVSMDAWDGYRASRQRILAGARSTGTENLMVLTGDVHVGYAFDLLDDFDDPSSAVLGTEIVATSITSGKDGADRPANWATYTQANPHLKFYNGRRGYVTVELGREAARADFRTVSAVTTPGAPVTTAASFVTEVGDQGLKQA; this comes from the coding sequence ATGACACCCGCAGGCCAACAGCACCCGTCGCAGCACGCCCCCGAACTCCGCGCCGTCGCACGGCACATCGGGCGCCGCCGCTTCCTCACCGTCACCGGCGCGGCCGCCGCGCTCGCCTTCGCCGTCGACCTCCCGGCCGCCGGTACGGCGAGCGCCGCCGAACTCGACGCGGCGAGAATCACCGAGAACCCCTTCACGCTCGGCGTCGCCTCCGGCGACCCGCTGCCCGGCTCGGTGCTGCTGTGGACCCGGCTCGCGCCCGCCCCGTACCAGCCCGACAGCGGCCTGCCCGCCGAACGCGTCACCGTCCACTGGGAACTGGCGCACGACGACCGCTTCCGCCGGATCGTGCGGCGCGGCACCGCCACCGCGCACCCCGAGTACCACCACGCCGTGCACGTCGAGGTCGGCGGGCTCGCCCCCGACCGCGTCTTCTTCTACCGCTTCAAGGTCGGCGGCTGGACCAGCGAGACGGGCCGCACCCGCACCGCGCCCGCCCCCGGCGCCCGTGTCTCCGCGCTCACCCTGGCCGCCGTCTCCTGCCAGGCGTACCACGACGGCTACTTCACCGCGTACCGCCACCTCGCCGAGGAGGACGTCGACGTCGTCTTCCACCTCGGCGACTACCTCTACGAGTACGCCGTCAGCTCCGTCGGCGGCGCCCGCAACTACACCGACCGGACGCTCCCCGACCTGTTCAACCACGAGACCCTGACGCTGGAGGACTACCGCCTGCGGTACGCCCTCTACAAGTCCGACCCCGACCTGCGGGCCGCGCACGCCGCGCACCCCTTCGCCGTCACCTGGGACGACCACGAGACGGAGAACAACTACGCCGACGACATCGACGAGAACGACGGCCCGCCGGAGGAGTTCCTGCTGCGCCGCGCCGCCGCCTACCGCGCGTACTGGGAGAACCAGCCGCTGCGCCGCGCGCAGCTCCCGGTCGGCCCGGACGCCCAGCTCTACCGCCGGCTCCGCTGGGGCAGGCTCGCCCAGTTCGACATCCTCGACACCCGCCAGTACCGCTCCGACCAGGCCTACGGCGACGGCTCGCACGTCCCCGGGCCCGAGTCGGACGACCCGGCGCGCACCATCACCGGCGCGACGCAGGAACGCTGGCTGATCGACGGCTGGCGGGACTCACGGGCCCTGTGGAACGTCGTACCGCAGCAGGTCACCTTCGCCCAGCGCAAGCTGGACCTGAACCCCGTCGCCAAGGTGTCCATGGACGCCTGGGACGGCTACCGGGCCTCCCGGCAGCGGATCCTCGCGGGCGCCCGGTCCACCGGGACCGAGAACCTGATGGTGCTCACCGGGGACGTGCACGTGGGGTACGCCTTCGACCTCCTCGACGACTTCGACGACCCCTCGTCGGCGGTCCTCGGCACCGAGATCGTCGCCACCTCGATCACCAGCGGCAAGGACGGCGCCGACCGGCCGGCCAACTGGGCCACCTACACCCAGGCCAACCCGCACCTGAAGTTCTACAACGGGCGGCGCGGCTACGTGACCGTCGAACTGGGCCGGGAGGCGGCGCGGGCCGACTTCAGGACCGTGTCCGCGGTGACGACCCCGGGGGCGCCGGTCACCACCGCCGCCTCCTTCGTGACGGAGGTCGGAGACCAGGGGCTCAAGCAGGCCTGA
- a CDS encoding SDR family oxidoreductase, producing the protein MNAMNHPHPPETKTAVVTGAGSGIGRAVAAELLRAGWSVALAGRRTETLEETAALVPEAPSIAVRTDVSHPDEVAALFTAVRDRFGRLDLLFNNAGTFGPGGVPVEELPYDAWRHVVDTNLNGAFLCAQAAYRQMKEQDPQGGRIINNGSISAHTPRPQSIAYTATKHALTGLTKSLSLDGRPYRIACGQIDIGNAATDMTERMRTGTLQANGELAVEPVMDVADVARTVRHMAELPLEANVQFATVLASAMPYVGRG; encoded by the coding sequence ATGAACGCCATGAATCACCCGCATCCCCCGGAGACGAAGACCGCGGTGGTGACCGGAGCGGGCTCCGGCATCGGCCGCGCGGTGGCCGCCGAACTGCTGCGTGCCGGCTGGTCGGTGGCGCTGGCCGGGCGCCGGACCGAGACCCTGGAGGAGACGGCGGCCCTCGTGCCCGAGGCGCCCTCGATCGCCGTCCGCACGGACGTCTCGCACCCCGACGAGGTCGCCGCCCTGTTCACCGCCGTACGCGACCGGTTCGGGCGGCTGGACCTGCTCTTCAACAACGCCGGGACGTTCGGCCCCGGCGGGGTGCCGGTCGAGGAACTGCCCTACGACGCCTGGCGGCACGTCGTGGACACGAACCTGAACGGCGCGTTCCTGTGCGCGCAGGCGGCGTACCGGCAGATGAAGGAGCAGGACCCGCAGGGCGGCCGGATCATCAACAACGGCTCGATCTCGGCGCACACGCCCCGGCCGCAGTCGATCGCGTACACCGCGACCAAGCACGCGCTGACGGGCCTGACCAAGTCGCTGTCCCTGGACGGCCGTCCGTACCGGATCGCCTGCGGCCAGATCGACATCGGCAACGCGGCCACCGACATGACGGAGCGGATGCGGACCGGCACGCTCCAGGCGAACGGCGAACTCGCGGTCGAGCCGGTGATGGACGTGGCCGACGTGGCCCGCACGGTGCGGCACATGGCCGAGCTGCCGCTGGAGGCGAACGTGCAGTTCGCGACCGTCCTGGCGTCCGCGATGCCCTACGTCGGACGCGGCTGA
- a CDS encoding DoxX family membrane protein: protein MTCFDRRDLGLLLLRLSTGGALAAHGAQKLFGWFGGGGLEGTGAAMEAMGYSPGKASATAAGLAEAGGGALLALGLATPAAGAAAAGAMAGAAAVHVPNGFFAQSGGYEYAASLGLAAAGLAVTGPGRLSVDHALGHAVNRGWMVPIALGVTAAVTAVVIGTRNSRLRTAQQGEQEALFEE from the coding sequence GTGACCTGTTTCGACCGGCGTGATCTGGGACTGCTGCTGCTCCGTCTGAGCACGGGCGGCGCACTGGCCGCGCACGGAGCGCAGAAGCTCTTCGGCTGGTTCGGGGGCGGCGGCCTCGAAGGGACGGGGGCGGCCATGGAGGCCATGGGCTACTCCCCCGGCAAGGCCAGCGCCACGGCGGCGGGCCTCGCCGAGGCGGGCGGCGGCGCTCTCCTCGCCCTCGGCCTCGCCACCCCGGCGGCCGGTGCCGCCGCGGCCGGGGCGATGGCCGGAGCGGCCGCGGTGCATGTACCGAACGGGTTCTTCGCGCAGTCCGGCGGCTACGAGTACGCGGCGTCGCTCGGACTGGCCGCGGCGGGTCTCGCGGTGACGGGCCCCGGGCGGCTGTCGGTCGACCACGCGCTGGGCCACGCCGTGAACCGCGGCTGGATGGTGCCGATCGCACTCGGTGTCACGGCCGCGGTCACCGCCGTCGTCATCGGCACCCGCAACAGCCGGCTCCGCACGGCGCAGCAGGGCGAGCAGGAAGCCCTGTTCGAGGAGTAG
- a CDS encoding D-alanyl-D-alanine carboxypeptidase family protein: MRDSSGLSRRAALGLAAAVPLAAATAATASAATTIGGARLGRTGVQASGGTALPKHLTARSWLIADHTSGQVLASYRAHQRLAPASTLKMLFADTVLAKFERTETHRVTDVEIADVPAGSSLVGIKPGITYTVEQLWQGVFLRSGNDAVHVLSHMNGGVPATVAEMQAKAKDLQALDTHVVSPDGFDHPGQLSSAYDLTLFARHGLASADFRGYCATRTADFPAGGKKTFQIQNTDRLLTGAWGLKTYDGLIGVKNGYTSHAGNTFTGAATRDGRTLLVTVMHPKSGGNGVYEETAQLLDWGFRNASVDPVGTLVKPISEGGASAAPTRRATAKPAAGAPAAAAKSDGPPWGLVGGAGGAVVLLAGGALALRNRRRRPAEDQADASAEGRGRRRER, translated from the coding sequence ATGCGTGATTCTTCCGGGCTCTCCCGCCGTGCCGCTCTGGGCCTCGCCGCCGCCGTGCCGCTCGCCGCCGCGACGGCCGCCACCGCGTCCGCCGCCACCACGATCGGCGGTGCGCGCCTCGGCCGCACCGGGGTCCAGGCGAGCGGCGGCACGGCGCTGCCCAAGCACCTCACGGCCCGCTCCTGGCTGATCGCGGACCACACGAGCGGCCAGGTGCTCGCCTCGTACCGCGCGCACCAGCGCCTCGCGCCGGCCTCCACCCTGAAGATGCTGTTCGCGGACACCGTGCTGGCGAAGTTCGAACGCACCGAGACGCACCGGGTGACCGACGTCGAGATCGCGGACGTCCCCGCGGGCTCCAGCCTGGTCGGCATCAAGCCCGGCATCACCTACACCGTCGAGCAGTTGTGGCAGGGCGTCTTCCTGCGCTCCGGCAACGACGCGGTGCACGTGCTCAGCCACATGAACGGCGGCGTCCCGGCGACGGTCGCCGAGATGCAGGCCAAGGCGAAGGACCTGCAGGCCCTGGACACGCACGTGGTCAGCCCGGACGGATTCGACCACCCGGGCCAGCTGTCGTCCGCGTACGACCTGACGCTGTTCGCCCGGCACGGCCTCGCGAGCGCCGACTTCCGCGGCTACTGCGCGACCAGGACGGCCGATTTCCCGGCCGGCGGCAAGAAGACCTTCCAGATCCAGAACACCGACCGCCTGCTGACCGGCGCGTGGGGTCTGAAGACGTACGACGGCCTGATCGGCGTCAAGAACGGATACACCAGCCACGCCGGCAACACCTTCACGGGCGCCGCGACGCGCGACGGACGGACCCTGCTCGTCACGGTGATGCACCCCAAGAGCGGCGGCAACGGCGTCTACGAGGAAACGGCCCAATTGCTCGACTGGGGCTTCCGGAACGCCTCGGTCGACCCGGTGGGGACGCTCGTCAAACCGATCAGCGAGGGCGGCGCGAGCGCGGCCCCCACGCGCAGGGCGACGGCGAAACCTGCGGCGGGCGCTCCGGCGGCCGCCGCGAAGAGCGACGGCCCGCCCTGGGGGCTGGTCGGCGGGGCCGGGGGAGCGGTCGTGCTGCTCGCCGGGGGCGCGCTGGCGCTGCGCAACCGCCGCCGTCGCCCGGCGGAGGATCAGGCCGACGCGTCCGCCGAGGGCCGCGGGCGTCGCCGCGAGCGCTGA
- a CDS encoding ABC transporter ATP-binding protein: MYKLTGVTKRYTRGKETVEALRGVDLAIEDGDQLVIQGPTGGGKSTLLQMIGGLDRPTSGRVELDGVDLASISEARLTRLRAEKIGIIFQSFNLIPTLTAQENVETALVPLGVKPAERRERAAEALRSVGLGERLAHVPTELSGGQQQRVAIARALVKKPKVLLADEPTGNLDEGTRDDIMGLLEGLWHEYGLTFVMVTHDSSIARRAPRLATIRAGRITLTEQGGARRAAPRHSARQDHEGPQPAQQPYDSQPAVP; encoded by the coding sequence ATGTACAAACTCACCGGCGTCACCAAGCGCTACACGCGGGGCAAGGAGACCGTCGAGGCGCTGCGCGGCGTCGACCTCGCCATCGAGGACGGCGACCAGCTCGTCATCCAGGGCCCCACCGGCGGCGGCAAGTCGACGCTGCTCCAGATGATCGGCGGCCTCGACCGGCCGACCTCCGGCCGCGTCGAGCTGGACGGCGTGGACCTCGCCTCCATCAGCGAGGCCAGGCTGACCCGGCTGCGGGCCGAGAAGATCGGCATCATCTTCCAGTCGTTCAACCTCATCCCGACGCTGACCGCCCAGGAGAACGTCGAGACCGCCCTCGTCCCGCTCGGCGTGAAGCCCGCCGAACGGCGCGAGCGGGCCGCCGAGGCGCTCCGCTCGGTCGGACTCGGCGAGCGGCTCGCGCACGTCCCGACCGAGCTGTCCGGCGGCCAGCAGCAGCGCGTCGCCATCGCCCGCGCGCTGGTCAAGAAACCGAAGGTGCTGCTCGCCGACGAGCCCACCGGCAACCTCGACGAGGGCACCCGCGACGACATCATGGGCCTGCTGGAAGGACTGTGGCACGAGTACGGGCTGACGTTCGTCATGGTCACCCACGACTCGTCCATCGCCCGTCGTGCGCCGCGCCTCGCCACCATCCGGGCCGGCCGGATCACCCTGACCGAGCAGGGCGGCGCGCGCCGCGCGGCCCCGCGGCACTCGGCCCGGCAGGACCACGAGGGACCGCAGCCGGCGCAGCAGCCGTACGACTCCCAGCCCGCCGTCCCGTAG
- a CDS encoding Gfo/Idh/MocA family protein: MTGERERVRWGILATGGIAAAFTADLVDMPDAEVVAVASRTDASAKAFAERFGIPRAYGDWASLAADEDVDVVYVATPHAAHRQAAGMCLEAGRHVLCEKAFTLNAREAGELVALARRHDRFLMEAMWMYCNPLVRQLKTLVDDGVIGEVRTVQADFGLAGPFPPSHRLRDPAQGGGALLDLGVYPVSFAQLLLGEPSDVVARAVLSEEGVDLQTGALLSFESGALASVHCSINGGTPVAASVTGSEGRIDVPDGFFFPDHFVVHRDGREPQTFRAEPSAGPRNSLRHEAAEVMRALRAGERESPLVPLDGTLAVMRTLDTIRDRVGVRYPGEAGGPDVRPA, encoded by the coding sequence ATGACGGGCGAGCGCGAACGCGTGCGGTGGGGGATTCTGGCGACGGGCGGGATCGCCGCGGCGTTCACGGCGGACCTGGTGGACATGCCGGACGCCGAGGTCGTGGCGGTCGCCTCGCGGACGGACGCCTCGGCGAAGGCGTTCGCCGAACGGTTCGGGATTCCCCGGGCGTACGGGGACTGGGCCTCGCTCGCGGCGGACGAGGACGTCGACGTCGTGTACGTCGCGACTCCGCACGCGGCGCACCGGCAGGCCGCCGGGATGTGTCTGGAGGCGGGGCGCCACGTGCTGTGCGAGAAGGCGTTCACGCTGAACGCGCGGGAGGCGGGCGAACTCGTCGCCCTCGCCCGGCGGCACGACCGCTTCCTGATGGAGGCCATGTGGATGTACTGCAATCCGCTGGTCCGGCAGCTGAAGACCCTGGTCGACGACGGGGTGATCGGTGAGGTCCGCACCGTGCAGGCCGACTTCGGTCTCGCGGGGCCCTTCCCGCCCTCGCACCGGCTGCGGGACCCCGCGCAGGGGGGCGGCGCGCTCCTCGATCTCGGCGTCTATCCGGTGTCGTTCGCGCAGTTGCTGCTCGGGGAACCCTCGGACGTGGTCGCGCGAGCGGTGCTCTCCGAGGAGGGCGTCGATCTCCAGACGGGTGCGCTGCTCTCCTTCGAGAGCGGTGCTCTCGCCTCGGTGCACTGCTCCATCAACGGCGGTACTCCGGTGGCCGCCTCCGTGACCGGCTCCGAGGGCCGCATCGACGTGCCGGACGGCTTCTTCTTCCCGGACCACTTCGTGGTGCACCGCGACGGCCGCGAGCCGCAGACGTTCCGTGCGGAGCCGTCGGCGGGGCCCCGCAACAGCCTGCGGCACGAGGCCGCCGAGGTGATGCGCGCGCTGCGGGCGGGCGAGCGGGAGTCCCCGCTCGTCCCGCTGGACGGCACGCTCGCCGTGATGCGGACGCTCGACACGATCCGGGACCGCGTCGGCGTCCGCTATCCCGGCGAGGCCGGCGGACCGGACGTCAGGCCTGCTTGA
- a CDS encoding helix-turn-helix transcriptional regulator, protein MESASEPGTDHGPAGAPPRIPVVVHTADPISRAGALSQLRGNPLIDLRDETEAGPDTVAVLISETPDATTLARLRRLVRAEGARAVLVVNSVREAELLDVIACGAAAVVWRHEATAQRLSQAVLAAARGDGDLPADLLGRLLSQVGTMQRSASGQPGAPVSGLTPREIDVLRLVAEGLDTAEIASKLSYSERTVKNVMHGLTTRLRLRNRAHAVAHALREGYI, encoded by the coding sequence CTGGAATCGGCATCCGAACCGGGCACCGACCACGGCCCCGCGGGCGCGCCGCCCCGCATCCCGGTCGTGGTCCACACCGCGGACCCCATCTCCCGGGCCGGGGCGCTGAGCCAACTGCGCGGCAACCCGCTGATCGACCTGCGTGACGAGACGGAGGCCGGCCCCGACACCGTGGCCGTGCTGATCAGCGAGACGCCCGACGCCACCACCCTCGCCCGGCTGCGCCGGCTGGTCCGTGCCGAGGGCGCCCGTGCCGTGCTGGTGGTGAACTCCGTCCGGGAGGCCGAGCTCCTCGACGTCATCGCCTGTGGCGCCGCCGCTGTCGTCTGGCGGCACGAGGCCACCGCGCAGCGTCTGTCGCAGGCCGTGCTCGCCGCCGCGCGCGGGGACGGGGACCTGCCCGCCGACCTGCTCGGGCGGCTGCTCAGCCAGGTGGGCACGATGCAGCGCTCGGCGTCCGGCCAACCCGGCGCCCCCGTGTCGGGGCTGACACCGCGCGAGATCGACGTGCTGCGCCTGGTCGCGGAGGGGCTCGACACCGCGGAGATCGCGAGCAAGCTCTCCTACTCCGAGCGCACCGTCAAGAACGTCATGCACGGGCTGACCACCCGGCTGCGCCTGCGCAACCGGGCGCACGCGGTGGCCCACGCCCTGCGCGAGGGCTACATCTGA
- a CDS encoding ABC transporter permease, with the protein MFGIYLKRELSRRKKAALVIALGLALGIALVITVNSVSAGMQQAQDKVLKSLYGLGTDMTVTKAQAAPTGNSSGRPKFDFDAKADSGKSQSSDRVMTQGGQSLKSSLVTRVAAQKGVASAVGALSLNVTKVDGSFTQGKAKSSTSGSGQQGGPGGGQNGGTGTPQVQGGGASFDVNSYSVAGVDVTHQDLGPLATSKITTGTTFTSAQSDAKVAVLATSYAKENKYTVGKTVKISGTTYKIIGIATPDSSESTTDVYLPLKQAQTLGDAKNKVTTIYVKATDSKQIDTVKAAIQKNISGTTVTTSADLADTVSGSLSTASNLATSVGKWLSIAVLVAAFLVAALLTSSAVSRRVREFGTLKALGWPSRRVTRQVVGESMVNGLLGGALGIALGVGAAAVVTAISPKLTAQLGSTGGGGGMGGPGGGGPGRQAASAAKNTVDIALSAPVSVTTIALAAGLAIAGGLIAGAMGGWRASRMRPADALRSVA; encoded by the coding sequence ATGTTTGGCATCTATCTCAAGCGTGAGCTGAGCCGGCGCAAGAAGGCGGCGCTGGTGATCGCCCTGGGTCTGGCGCTCGGAATCGCGCTGGTCATCACCGTCAATTCGGTGTCGGCCGGAATGCAGCAGGCACAGGACAAGGTCCTGAAGTCGCTGTACGGACTCGGCACCGACATGACGGTCACCAAGGCCCAGGCGGCACCGACGGGCAATTCCTCGGGCCGCCCGAAATTCGACTTCGACGCCAAGGCGGACAGCGGCAAGAGCCAGAGTTCGGACCGGGTGATGACCCAGGGCGGGCAGTCCCTGAAATCCTCGCTCGTCACCCGGGTCGCCGCGCAGAAGGGCGTCGCGAGCGCGGTCGGCGCGCTGAGCCTGAACGTCACCAAGGTCGACGGCTCCTTCACCCAGGGCAAGGCGAAGTCCTCCACCTCGGGCTCGGGACAGCAGGGCGGACCCGGCGGCGGCCAGAACGGCGGCACCGGCACCCCGCAGGTGCAGGGCGGCGGAGCCTCCTTCGACGTGAACTCGTACTCCGTCGCGGGCGTCGACGTCACCCACCAGGACCTCGGCCCGCTCGCCACCTCGAAGATCACCACGGGCACGACGTTCACCTCCGCGCAGAGCGACGCCAAGGTCGCGGTGCTCGCCACGTCGTACGCCAAGGAGAACAAGTACACGGTCGGCAAGACCGTCAAGATCTCCGGCACCACGTACAAGATCATCGGGATCGCGACGCCCGACAGCAGTGAGTCGACCACCGACGTCTACCTGCCCCTGAAGCAGGCCCAGACGCTCGGCGACGCGAAGAACAAGGTCACCACGATCTACGTCAAGGCCACCGACTCGAAGCAGATCGACACGGTCAAGGCGGCCATCCAGAAGAACATCTCGGGCACGACGGTCACGACCTCCGCGGACCTCGCCGACACCGTCTCCGGCTCGCTGTCGACGGCCTCGAACCTCGCGACCAGCGTCGGCAAGTGGCTGTCGATCGCCGTCCTGGTCGCCGCGTTCCTGGTGGCGGCGCTGCTCACCTCGTCCGCCGTCTCCCGCCGGGTGCGCGAGTTCGGCACCCTGAAGGCGCTCGGCTGGCCCTCCCGCCGGGTGACCCGGCAGGTCGTCGGCGAGTCCATGGTGAACGGCCTGCTCGGCGGCGCCCTCGGTATCGCCCTCGGCGTCGGCGCGGCGGCCGTCGTCACCGCGATCAGCCCGAAGCTGACGGCGCAGCTCGGCTCCACCGGCGGCGGAGGCGGGATGGGCGGTCCCGGTGGCGGCGGTCCCGGCCGGCAGGCCGCCTCCGCGGCCAAGAACACCGTGGACATCGCGCTCTCGGCGCCGGTCTCGGTCACCACCATCGCGCTGGCCGCGGGCCTCGCCATCGCGGGCGGCCTGATCGCCGGCGCCATGGGCGGCTGGCGCGCCTCGCGGATGCGCCCGGCCGACGCGCTGCGCAGCGTCGCGTAA
- a CDS encoding MazG-like family protein: MADQDRDDDPMDRDAPTNRARPEGPAGTAGTTAGPPDPWEAIDRLHGWLTANRAHGGREGLLLRVLKLSEEVGEVAQAVIGATGQNPRKGVSHTWDDVRSELCDVMITAMVALRELAPDAREVFAEHLASVTDRSLRPDPSPDAEPAPEPAAGPPQSDAGP, from the coding sequence ATGGCCGACCAGGACCGTGACGACGACCCGATGGACCGTGACGCCCCGACGAACCGTGCCCGCCCGGAGGGCCCGGCGGGCACCGCCGGCACCACGGCGGGCCCACCGGACCCGTGGGAGGCGATCGACCGGCTGCACGGCTGGCTGACCGCGAACCGGGCGCACGGCGGCCGGGAGGGGCTCCTCCTGCGGGTGCTGAAGCTGTCGGAGGAGGTCGGCGAGGTCGCCCAGGCGGTGATCGGCGCGACAGGCCAGAACCCGCGCAAGGGCGTGAGCCACACCTGGGACGACGTCCGGTCGGAACTGTGCGATGTCATGATCACGGCGATGGTGGCGCTGCGGGAACTCGCGCCCGACGCGCGCGAGGTGTTCGCGGAGCACCTCGCCTCGGTGACGGACCGCTCCCTGCGTCCGGACCCTTCTCCTGACGCCGAACCGGCCCCCGAACCGGCCGCGGGGCCGCCCCAGTCCGACGCGGGCCCCTGA